The proteins below come from a single Desulfitobacterium metallireducens DSM 15288 genomic window:
- a CDS encoding GGDEF domain-containing protein, giving the protein MKRWFRTGIQLAPLILPLLGVGLGIIGYLLNHYVPREYEFKAWVGVILILIINGILLGQVLKSLALNATMDPLTGLGNKGLFYYFLKYQIQKCKKGTQLKEPNYLFSLAMIDIDNFKALNDTYGHLAGDSVLKNIARIFERNVRSSDAIIRWGGEEFAIVLPGTEDEGALVFLERIREIIANYNFGPEVQSQKVTVSVGVVSSRNLEHIKDENEIIDDIVQRADQALYHAKKTKNCVVGYELILKSDQS; this is encoded by the coding sequence ATGAAACGCTGGTTTCGTACGGGAATTCAACTGGCCCCCTTGATCCTACCATTATTAGGTGTGGGGTTGGGAATTATCGGATATCTTCTGAATCATTATGTTCCGCGTGAATATGAATTTAAGGCTTGGGTAGGGGTTATTTTGATTTTAATCATCAATGGAATTCTGCTCGGACAGGTGCTTAAATCCTTAGCATTGAATGCAACAATGGATCCGTTAACCGGGCTGGGTAACAAAGGCTTATTTTATTATTTCTTAAAGTATCAGATCCAGAAATGCAAAAAGGGGACTCAGCTTAAAGAGCCTAATTATTTATTTTCTTTAGCCATGATAGATATCGATAATTTTAAAGCCTTAAACGATACCTATGGTCATCTAGCTGGAGACAGTGTCTTGAAAAATATAGCTCGAATTTTTGAACGAAATGTACGTTCCTCTGATGCTATCATTCGTTGGGGCGGCGAAGAATTTGCGATTGTTTTACCAGGTACTGAAGATGAAGGGGCTTTAGTCTTTTTGGAACGTATTCGTGAAATTATTGCCAACTATAATTTCGGACCAGAGGTTCAATCTCAGAAAGTCACAGTCAGTGTGGGTGTAGTTTCATCAAGGAATCTAGAGCATATAAAAGATGAAAATGAGATCATCGATGATATTGTCCAACGTGCTGATCAAGCGCTTTATCACGCCAAAAAGACAAAAAATTGCGTGGTTGGGTATGAGTTAATCTTGAAGTCTGACCAAAGTTGA